The following nucleotide sequence is from Mangifera indica cultivar Alphonso chromosome 1, CATAS_Mindica_2.1, whole genome shotgun sequence.
gagagagaggttatATTTGGTTACAAGAAATAGAGAATTTTGagaattgtttatattttctttggatagggaaaaagttaaaaagttttGGGATTTGTAAAGGCAAGAGAAGCGACAATGGCGTTTTGTGTCTTCAAGGTAAACTTCGGGTAGTGTTTGCTGTCACAGCACAGCAGCAACACCATGTCGTTGCGGCGGATTAGCCGTGGCTTTTTAACATTTGTTAATAGCTTCTTCCTTCACCCTGTTTAGAAAATTGTGGGCATTCCATGGCATCAGGCAAATATTGAAAATCTAGTTGTCATGTTTGAgtgaaaataaaacaagtttcgtaaataaaaaaagtatgaattcaaatcatttttgctaatattattataaaatgctGGCAAAAACCTTGCCATGGTTcatttccaaaaaaataattgaatttaaataggATTCCTTTTTATCCAAGCCGAAAACATGAAAATCAAAGTTAGATTTATGCAGATGCCCACAGGCGGTTTTGGATTTCATCTGTTTTGATCCCATCCATGATCTGTAGTCAtgtataatcaaaattcaatgaacaaaattatttttaaaatggttatACTAATACAGGATACAGCGGGGCACACACACACAATTTTCTTCTAATATCTTTATATTGGTAAAACATTTTAGAAATAAGATTTGTCTTGAATAAATTTGTGATGCTATTGAAAAGGAACttgattttatattcaaatcacTCTCATTTGTAAGATTTTTGTGTACTATCTTTTAAAGGAAACGACAACTAAGAATGTACTTTTACTAAAATttaggtcaaaagatttatttcacTCAAGATTTAGCATATCTCTAAATTTTtacttgttaaatttaaaaaatattaaaattaaattttaggccaaaagacttattcccacccaaggtttcatGCATCTCCAATcaagtgttaaattattatttagagaTTTTACATACATCTATGCGAATCATACATATCAATTGTGACAAATCTGATCATTTTGACCAGGTTTTGAATAGTTTCTATGTCAAAAAATCACTAGAGAGAGAAGAGATGTCAGTGGTAGAGTTGATAATACGCCAAAGTGTATTGttggaaagaaaaaatgaattgtttaaaatataaatataatattttaaactttaagggatgacgttaactttaaaatatgaaaactctataattagagagaaaaaatcaactttttaatttgaaaaatataagattagAGAGAAATTATcagtttaaaaaagaaaattttatatttaataatattaataaaatttaatataaagatgagtatttaaatttttaaaattttaagggttaaCCGAACTAGGGGTGGGCATAAGTCTTTAGAcctgaaaattaattttgaagatGCATGACTTGAGTGACCACTATAAGGGACAAACTTGTTCCATATTTTCATCCATCAGGGGAGAAAACATGGGCCTCTGTCTGCCAATACCATATTTCTAAATTTACGCCATCAAATGTAAAGTGCCACATGCCTCCACATTCACCATCGTGGTTgtagaaattttgttttttaaatttcctgGATTGCCTTTATATTTTCTCCTGATGTTagaaagttattaatttttcctGAGCACTTATGTATACTCTCTTGTACGCTTCACAGACTCTGTATTTGTGTTTCAGAATCACAAATGGCTTCAACTGTGTTCTGCAACTCACTGATTCCTTCCACAATAGTTTTCTCAAGAACCCACTTGCCAGTTCTCCTTTACAAAGACTCTTCAGCAGAATTCTCACCTTATATTAACTATAACTGCCACTTGAGAATCAACCAAAGTGGGAAAAGAAACGAACTTGCACAGGTAAGAGCTACAATGACAGAGTCTCCAACAAAGGATAGTGAAGCTGCTGGGCTGCAGACGAAAAGAAGTTGACGATTTTAGTTGCTGGGGGTGGAATTGGTGGGCTGGTTTATGCTTCGGCTGCTAATAGGAAGGGATTTGAAGTAGTTGTGTTTGAGAAAGATGTGAGTGCTATACGAGGAGAAGGTCAGGACAGGGGTCTAATTCAGATACAAAGCAATGCATTAACTGCTTTGGAAGCTAATGATTTGGATGTTGCTGAGGAGGTTATGAAAGCTGGGTGTGTTACTGGTGATAGAATTAATGGATTGGTTGATTGAGTTTCAGGTAATTGGTATGACGTTTTAGCTTCTTAACTTGATTGCCTTTGATTTGATAAATTGGTTCCGTAAGAAGATTCTTCGAGTACGAGATTGACTGTAATTTCTAATTCTGTGTGAGATATATCTCCTGGAATTTGGTGGGCTTGTATTTGATTGATCAGTTCAAAGCCATTTAGATTGTTTTTAATGATTTTCTGCTCTTCATGGTTGAAGTTTGTCAATTGAAAAGTATAGACAGTACAAGAGCTTAGGTTTATAGTAAGACTCAACATTCTTCTTATAATTGGGATTTTAGTTGTCGACTGATAATTTAGTAGAACTTTATTCAAGATGCTGTTTTTGAAACCCTGAAACcaaaaaataactcaaaaagGTTATTTGATATAAACATTAGCTTGGAGACTTCAAAATTACTATGGATTAAGataaacaaatagaaaataaaacaacaaactCAAAAGCTGACATTGGTTGGGTTTTCATCATGGTGAAGCTTGGGTTTTCTGTCATGCTATGATTGCCTTCTGTTGTTCTAATGAAATTGGTCCATAGTTCCATGCCCtacatcaattttaaattatcaccTCTTTGGTATATGGTGTTTATCTATTAATAATGTCAGTAGTTTTCATGTTTTTTGCTGTTTTGCGATTCTTCTTCATTTCAGAATTGTCCATTGGTGCAATCTTCTGGCCACTTATCAAAAAGGATGTTGTTTATGTAACTGACTAGGTTGTTGTACCCAACAAACTTTTTTGGAGTCTAGGAGAAATGGAATTGCTGGGTTTGTTTTACTATAGgtttttgaatcaaatattaatttacagtGATTGAAGTGAACAAAGACAACATGATGTTTTGAATACTTTTGGAAACCTCTATATTTGGTGACAATGGCATGATTCTTGGCTGCAGTAAAATAATTCATCTGTCAGAAATCTTTGGTGATAAAAAAACAACCATACAAGAACTAATAACAAAGTAAAAGTGGGATAAAAAAACAACAGAATTGAAACTAGTGCACTCAAGTCTGCTCTGGCTCAAAAACTGGTCATGTTattcaattgattaattttagtaattataCTTCCAAACAAGATCAATTGTTTTCACATAGAATAATTTCAGTTTATTCCACAAATAACAAAGTTGGAACTTGATTAGTGGACCAAATACACCTAATGCATTGTTAATGTTAATTGGTATCTTATGTATGTCACTATGCAACAATAATGCCATCATTAGAAATAGATCAATTcaggaaaatatcatttattgttGCCAAGTTAGATGCTGAAATGAGTTGTGTAATTAAAAAGTTATCCAAAGTCCACATAATATGTCATAATGACTGCTTCTGTAGGAAAATGTTAGTTATTGGCATCCAATCACACTAAATGCTTCATGGTCATCAGGTCCATCAAGTTTGATACTTTCACTCCTGCAGCAGAAAGGGGTCTTCCAGTCACTCGAGTAATCAGCTGAATGACTTTGCAACAAATCCTTGCTCATGTAGTTGGggatgaaattattttgaatgACAGTAATTCTGTTAAATTTGAGGAAAATGGAGATAAGGTAGTGTAGCTGCTGATTGGTTGCAGATCATCCATTTCTCACTGAGTGCTTTACTGGATAGCAtctgataattttcttttgtaaagtAGACGTCTCGACAATTCCTTCATGATGACATTTCATTCTTTTGTACTTGTGTTGTTCACGAGCTTAGGTTACTTTAGTGCTTGAAAATGGAAAAAGCTATGAGGGTGATCTTTTAGTTGCAGCTGATGTTATATGGTCAAAGGCattattgtaaataatatataattctttttctaaTGCTGATCGACAgtttttattgttcaattgtTATTCATTGTGATTATCTTCATCTtggaaatatttcaaaattgtttttcttctgTGAAGGTGAGGAAACACTTATTTGGACCAAGTGAGGCCACCTATTCAGGCTACACCTGTTATAGTGGTATTGCAGATTTTGTGCCTGTTGATATTGAGACTGTGGGGTATGTTCAACTCTGCTTAAATACTTCATGTTTACCCTTCCTCTGCCATTGTATTTCCTAGGCTATCTGTTGGAATGTGGATTaggctttcttttctttctttcttttcattctttattatttatataatttttaaaatgtatttagCTGCATATTGTGTTCTCTCATGTGACCTTCTATTCGGAAGGTATCGAGTATTTCTGGGACACAAACAGTACTTTGTTTCTTCTTATGTGGGGGCTGAAAAAATGCATGGTTTGCATTTCACAAGGAACCACCTGGTGTTTTGGATGGCCCAAGGGGTAGAATCTCTTCCAAATCTCTAGAAATTCCAACTATGCTTGTTTTTGAAATTCTA
It contains:
- the LOC123229940 gene encoding zeaxanthin epoxidase, chloroplastic-like, whose product is MTLQQILAHVVGDEIILNDSNSVKFEENGDKVRKHLFGPSEATYSGYTCYSGIADFVPVDIETVGDVPGSPESNRNESKILGNLPGCSTQGFSTTDDLHKEGLTKNYVIII